One Vibrio taketomensis DNA window includes the following coding sequences:
- a CDS encoding Na+/H+ antiporter NhaC family protein, translating into MSGSKNANAAIAPSAVALLPLVIFLTLFIGVGTYLSFQGVDFAFYQLPAPIAILPAVVLALILSKDKLNHSIEHFMRGVGHPDIIAMCLIYLLAGAFAAVAKASGGVDATVNLGLSAIPTSMILPGIFLISAFIATAMGTSMGTIAAVAPVALGIAQSAGMSLPLTAGVVLSGAMFGDNLSIISDTTIAATRSQGCEMKDKFRENIRIALPAAFIALVIFTFHSAATQVPEAGAIEWLKVLPYVTILVLAILGMNVFVVLTIGIVLAGSVSLSSIDNYNLTTFAQDIYAGFGNMQEIFLLSLLIGGLSELMRRQGGLAFLTNLVSCVIRRFDSNHSIEANGRASELGIAGLVSMVNVCTANNTVAIIVSGSVARQLAEEHNVTPRRSASLLDIFACVIQGVLPYGAQVLLLGSVFNLSPLDVVANSYYCFALVITAVLAVFIKHPARQLSAQTES; encoded by the coding sequence ATGTCTGGTTCAAAAAACGCTAACGCAGCCATCGCACCATCAGCGGTCGCACTTTTACCTTTAGTAATCTTTCTCACTCTTTTCATTGGCGTGGGTACATACTTGTCTTTTCAAGGCGTGGATTTCGCGTTCTATCAACTGCCAGCCCCTATCGCTATATTACCTGCGGTGGTCCTTGCGCTTATACTAAGCAAAGATAAACTCAATCATTCTATCGAACATTTTATGCGTGGTGTTGGTCATCCTGACATCATTGCTATGTGTTTAATCTATCTACTCGCGGGCGCCTTTGCCGCGGTTGCCAAAGCGTCAGGTGGCGTCGATGCTACCGTTAACCTTGGGCTTTCGGCTATTCCTACCAGCATGATTTTGCCAGGTATTTTTCTCATTTCGGCATTTATCGCCACTGCAATGGGCACATCAATGGGCACCATCGCAGCAGTTGCTCCGGTTGCTCTAGGGATTGCTCAGTCTGCCGGTATGAGCCTTCCATTAACCGCTGGCGTAGTGCTTAGTGGCGCAATGTTTGGTGATAACCTTTCTATCATCTCTGACACAACAATTGCCGCAACTCGCTCCCAAGGATGCGAGATGAAGGATAAGTTCAGAGAGAACATTCGCATTGCGCTACCCGCCGCATTTATTGCGCTAGTAATCTTTACCTTCCATAGTGCAGCGACACAGGTTCCTGAAGCCGGTGCCATTGAGTGGCTGAAAGTTCTGCCATATGTAACGATTCTCGTGCTCGCCATATTGGGCATGAACGTATTTGTCGTGCTAACCATCGGCATCGTTCTCGCGGGTAGCGTCAGTTTATCCTCAATCGACAACTATAACCTCACCACATTTGCTCAAGATATCTACGCAGGCTTTGGCAATATGCAAGAGATCTTCTTGCTATCATTGCTCATCGGTGGTTTGAGTGAATTGATGCGCCGTCAAGGTGGTCTTGCATTCCTAACCAATCTAGTGAGTTGTGTTATTCGCCGCTTTGATTCTAATCACTCGATCGAAGCCAACGGGCGCGCAAGTGAACTGGGGATTGCAGGGCTAGTATCGATGGTGAATGTCTGTACTGCGAACAATACCGTCGCCATCATTGTCTCTGGTAGCGTAGCTCGCCAACTCGCGGAAGAACACAATGTCACACCGCGTCGCTCAGCCAGCTTGCTTGATATCTTCGCTTGCGTGATTCAAGGCGTATTACCCTATGGCGCACAAGTTCTATTGCTAGGTTCCGTCTTCAATCTCTCACCGTTAGACGTGGTTGCGAATTCTTACTACTGCTTCGCGTTAGTGATTACCGCCGTACTTGCGGTATTTATCAAACATCCAGCACGCCAGCTTAGCGCTCAGACTGAAAGCTAA
- a CDS encoding DNA methyltransferase has product MRAQSYLSGGEAAYNKLDKEGEVYRTVSMAWPSKKQAPDNYFIPLIHPKTNKPCPVPERGWRNPPETMAKLLAQGKIVFGEDESRQPERKYLLKDNMYENVPSILKYAGSDDRLLKSLGIQFDNPKPVELVHKLISYFTQPNDMVLDFFAGSGTTGHAVLKFDALQARHFILVQRAETTANEEVISNITKQRLYKSENIQQQGVKVFKLVEEN; this is encoded by the coding sequence GTGCGTGCACAAAGCTACCTGTCTGGCGGAGAAGCGGCATACAACAAACTTGATAAAGAGGGTGAGGTTTATCGCACGGTTTCAATGGCGTGGCCAAGCAAAAAGCAGGCGCCAGATAACTATTTTATTCCGCTTATCCACCCTAAAACCAATAAACCATGCCCAGTGCCTGAGAGAGGTTGGCGCAATCCGCCAGAAACCATGGCGAAACTGTTGGCACAAGGAAAGATAGTTTTTGGTGAAGATGAAAGCCGTCAACCAGAACGAAAATATCTGCTTAAAGATAACATGTATGAAAATGTGCCTTCTATTCTCAAATACGCAGGCAGTGATGACCGATTACTAAAAAGCCTAGGTATCCAATTTGACAACCCGAAACCGGTTGAATTGGTACATAAGTTGATTTCGTATTTCACCCAGCCTAATGACATGGTGTTGGACTTTTTTGCGGGCTCAGGCACAACTGGGCATGCGGTATTAAAATTTGACGCACTACAAGCTCGGCACTTTATTTTGGTACAAAGAGCAGAGACCACTGCTAATGAAGAAGTAATTTCCAACATCACCAAGCAGCGTCTATACAAAAGTGAGAATATTCAGCAGCAAGGGGTTAAAGTGTTTAAGCTGGTGGAGGAGAACTAG
- the mtnK gene encoding S-methyl-5-thioribose kinase — translation MYSTHFKLGFEDIPNYIEEKLHFFGKTEGLEIKELSDGNINYVYKITDQENNRSLILKQADVVLRSSGRPLDVKRSEIEATMLQIQHKLAPEMIPEVYLYDPVMSVTFMEDVSEFKNFRYEMMERQVFPSFHKQIISYFSKTALGTTDLILNRAEKKANVAKFTNVELCDISEDLVFTEPFNDYKGRNIITQGNEEYVNEHIYSNHQLVSEAMKLRYNFMNNAQALIHGDLHSGSIFINHNGIKVLDPEFAFYGPIGYDIGNVIAHLVMPAMVCQVTDEESETKDNFINWVASTVPAILYGFEREFKKAYLATVQEDVAKNEMFVEWYTRQIVADAKGYAGLEIIRRVIGDTKVKELETIQDSEQRIAVERKLIELASSLIINREVNGQDMHSLLSALNG, via the coding sequence ATGTACTCTACTCACTTTAAATTAGGTTTCGAAGATATTCCTAACTACATCGAAGAAAAATTGCATTTCTTTGGCAAAACAGAAGGTCTGGAAATTAAAGAACTCAGTGACGGTAACATTAACTACGTTTACAAAATCACTGACCAAGAAAACAATCGTTCATTGATTCTGAAACAAGCGGACGTGGTACTGCGCTCAAGCGGTCGTCCACTCGATGTAAAACGCAGTGAAATTGAAGCAACCATGCTGCAAATTCAGCATAAGTTGGCACCAGAGATGATCCCTGAGGTTTACCTATATGACCCAGTCATGTCGGTAACCTTTATGGAAGACGTATCGGAATTCAAAAACTTCCGTTACGAGATGATGGAGCGTCAGGTTTTCCCATCATTCCATAAACAAATTATCAGCTACTTCTCTAAAACGGCACTAGGCACTACCGATCTGATCCTAAACCGCGCAGAGAAGAAAGCCAACGTAGCGAAATTCACTAACGTTGAACTATGTGATATTTCAGAAGACCTAGTATTCACTGAACCTTTCAATGATTACAAAGGTCGCAACATCATCACTCAAGGTAATGAAGAGTATGTGAACGAGCATATCTATTCGAACCATCAATTAGTCTCTGAGGCGATGAAGTTGCGTTACAACTTCATGAACAACGCACAAGCATTGATTCACGGTGACCTCCATTCTGGTTCGATCTTCATCAACCACAATGGCATTAAGGTGCTTGACCCTGAGTTCGCATTCTACGGCCCTATCGGTTACGACATTGGTAACGTGATTGCGCACTTAGTGATGCCAGCAATGGTGTGCCAAGTAACGGATGAAGAGTCAGAAACCAAAGACAACTTCATCAACTGGGTAGCGTCAACAGTGCCTGCAATTTTGTACGGTTTTGAACGTGAGTTCAAAAAAGCTTATCTAGCGACTGTACAAGAAGACGTCGCTAAGAATGAAATGTTTGTTGAATGGTACACACGCCAAATCGTTGCGGATGCAAAAGGCTATGCTGGCCTAGAAATTATCCGTCGCGTGATTGGTGATACCAAAGTGAAAGAACTTGAAACCATCCAAGATAGCGAGCAGCGCATTGCTGTTGAACGCAAGCTAATTGAGTTGGCATCAAGCTTGATCATTAACCGCGAAGTGAATGGTCAGGATATGCACTCGCTCCTAAGTGCACTTAATGGTTAA